In Haloarcula salinisoli, one genomic interval encodes:
- a CDS encoding DUF7117 family protein, which translates to MKIRGDRECKSCGTRWSYYDSGSVACPECGSVHSVGVDDPTEHTDSPVELDLTPLRNKVDEVTTDELAREAAEACRTYTRKRGFIDTGRLKPLDETFVAAVELGAVAAAFARRARPSDAAELYVLDLLGGADRGERPGHEAVPDAFRAAFGLAMADAVDSYQRDVRSYLDDNPDEHARRLSGRIRDHRKRIEALDGDVDPADANRLMHAARDLGRYINGDENAAVTADNWLSGLDGDVL; encoded by the coding sequence ATGAAAATCCGTGGGGACCGCGAGTGTAAGTCCTGTGGGACCCGGTGGTCCTACTACGACAGCGGGAGCGTCGCCTGTCCGGAGTGTGGGAGCGTCCACAGCGTCGGCGTCGACGACCCGACCGAACACACCGACAGCCCGGTCGAACTCGACCTGACGCCGCTTCGAAACAAGGTAGACGAGGTGACGACCGACGAACTCGCCCGGGAAGCCGCCGAGGCCTGCCGGACGTACACCCGGAAACGAGGATTCATCGACACCGGCAGGCTGAAACCGCTCGACGAGACCTTCGTCGCCGCCGTCGAACTGGGTGCGGTCGCCGCTGCGTTCGCCCGGCGGGCCCGCCCGAGCGACGCCGCGGAGCTGTACGTCTTGGACCTCCTCGGCGGCGCGGACCGTGGCGAGCGGCCCGGCCACGAGGCCGTCCCCGACGCGTTCCGCGCGGCGTTCGGGCTGGCGATGGCCGACGCCGTCGACAGCTACCAGCGCGACGTCCGGAGTTACCTCGACGACAACCCGGACGAGCACGCACGGCGGCTCTCGGGGCGGATTCGGGACCACCGAAAACGAATCGAGGCCCTGGACGGCGACGTCGACCCCGCCGACGCGAACCGGCTGATGCACGCCGCCCGCGACCTCGGGCGGTATATCAACGGCGACGAGAACGCTGCGGTCACCGCGGACAACTGGCTTTCCGGGCTGGACGGGGACGTGCTCTAG
- a CDS encoding sulfatase-like hydrolase/transferase codes for MADTTRPNVLLVLTDQERHDLVAPDGVPVETEAIDGLAADGVRFSHAFTPISICSSARASLLTGLYPHNHGILNNVHEPDAVRTDLAETTPTFGTALREAGYRNAYVGKWHVGRTETPEDFGFDYVGGGDDHHDAHLESGFESYQRDYGVDPEAVEPRDPVYATFGDSRDLLGGTLPIPAEATRSAFNAELTVRRLEQLADGEDPFFHRVDFQGPHHPYLVPEPYASMYDPAALDPWPSDAETFDGKPQVQANYRGYRGVEELDREEWDRLRTLYMGFMHHIDDQIGRILAKLDALGIAENTLVVHASDHGDFTGGHRQWNKGPFMYDDTYRIPLVVRGPGVAGEGRVCDDPVSLMDLMPTFLEAAEEAVPEGLDARSLWPALRNDSDREMRDAVFGEYHGDEMGLYSQRMVRTERYKYVFNAPDIDELYDLDADPAELQNLVDHPDYRDVRSRLREQLAEWMQETGDPIAQFTARHLRGS; via the coding sequence ATGGCCGACACGACGCGACCGAACGTCCTCCTGGTGTTGACCGACCAGGAGCGCCACGACCTCGTAGCGCCCGACGGCGTCCCCGTCGAGACCGAGGCCATCGACGGACTCGCCGCCGACGGTGTCCGTTTCAGCCACGCTTTTACCCCTATCAGCATCTGCAGCAGCGCCCGCGCCTCGTTACTGACGGGGCTGTACCCCCACAACCACGGGATACTCAACAACGTCCACGAACCGGACGCCGTCCGGACCGACCTCGCCGAGACAACCCCGACGTTCGGGACGGCGCTCCGTGAGGCGGGCTACCGGAACGCCTACGTCGGGAAGTGGCACGTCGGCCGGACGGAGACGCCCGAGGACTTCGGCTTCGACTACGTCGGCGGGGGCGACGACCACCACGACGCCCACCTGGAGTCGGGGTTCGAGAGCTACCAGCGCGACTACGGCGTCGACCCCGAGGCGGTCGAGCCACGCGACCCGGTTTACGCGACCTTCGGCGACTCGCGTGACCTGCTCGGCGGCACACTACCGATTCCGGCCGAGGCGACGCGGTCCGCCTTCAACGCCGAACTGACCGTCAGGCGGCTCGAACAACTCGCCGATGGCGAGGACCCGTTCTTCCACCGCGTCGACTTCCAGGGCCCGCACCACCCCTATCTCGTCCCGGAACCGTACGCCTCGATGTACGACCCAGCGGCGCTCGACCCCTGGCCGTCGGACGCCGAGACGTTCGACGGCAAACCCCAGGTACAGGCGAACTACCGCGGCTATCGCGGCGTCGAGGAGCTGGACCGTGAGGAGTGGGACCGCCTTCGGACGCTGTACATGGGCTTCATGCACCATATCGACGACCAGATAGGCCGCATTCTGGCGAAACTCGACGCACTGGGTATCGCCGAGAACACGCTCGTCGTCCACGCCTCGGACCACGGCGACTTCACCGGCGGCCACCGCCAGTGGAACAAGGGACCGTTCATGTACGACGACACCTACCGCATCCCGCTGGTCGTGCGCGGGCCGGGCGTGGCCGGCGAGGGACGTGTCTGTGACGACCCTGTCTCGCTGATGGACCTCATGCCGACGTTTCTGGAAGCGGCCGAGGAGGCGGTGCCCGAGGGTCTCGACGCCCGGAGCCTCTGGCCAGCGCTCCGGAACGATTCGGACCGTGAGATGCGGGACGCCGTCTTCGGCGAGTACCACGGCGACGAGATGGGGTTGTACTCACAGCGGATGGTCCGAACGGAACGCTACAAGTACGTCTTCAACGCCCCCGATATCGACGAACTGTACGACCTCGACGCCGACCCGGCCGAGCTACAGAACCTCGTCGACCACCCGGACTACCGGGACGTTCGGTCGCGCCTGCGGGAACAGCTGGCCGAATGGATGCAGGAGACCGGCGACCCTATCGCGCAGTTTACCGCACGGCATCTCCGGGGGAGCTAG
- a CDS encoding flippase-like domain-containing protein: MATVSKERAGYGRLLLGVGLAVVLLGGLFLTLDVHAILGALSDADIGLVALAAVLSLLAQLCWSLTTTTILEGVDGSLPRRRIQLGYLSGTFGKQVLPFGNAGGSAILAYVIAEDLDRRFRDVFAAVTASELLVFVGSVGVAMIGLVSLLVSPYAGLSKPLILAVLTVSVLTLAVGGALLAYRIHVVGTVVERVAWLLRATIGRISVRVNRSLAPHRVRSGTDSFLTAFGTATGETRRLVVAATVAVLGWLAFSMALYVGLLAVGAPIPLGFALFLTPAAGVVTLLPTPGGLGSTEIGLTAAITVVVTSPPAVVAAGVIVFRLVTYWLVVAAGGLASLYLSATVWHALD, encoded by the coding sequence ATGGCCACGGTTTCGAAGGAGCGAGCCGGGTACGGTCGGCTGCTGCTCGGGGTGGGATTGGCAGTCGTTTTGCTCGGGGGGCTGTTCCTCACGCTCGACGTGCACGCGATTCTCGGTGCCCTCTCGGACGCCGATATCGGGCTGGTGGCGCTGGCGGCGGTGCTCTCCCTGCTGGCCCAGCTGTGCTGGAGCCTGACGACGACGACGATTCTGGAGGGTGTCGACGGGTCGCTGCCGCGGCGGCGCATCCAGCTTGGCTACCTCTCGGGGACGTTCGGGAAACAGGTGCTACCGTTTGGCAACGCCGGTGGGTCGGCGATACTGGCCTACGTCATCGCCGAGGACCTCGACCGTCGGTTCCGGGACGTCTTCGCCGCGGTCACCGCGAGCGAACTGCTGGTGTTCGTGGGGTCGGTCGGCGTCGCGATGATAGGGCTCGTCTCTTTGCTCGTCAGTCCGTACGCCGGGCTGTCGAAACCGCTCATCCTCGCGGTACTGACCGTCAGCGTCCTCACGCTCGCCGTCGGTGGCGCCCTCCTCGCCTATCGGATTCACGTGGTCGGGACCGTCGTCGAGCGTGTGGCGTGGCTCCTCAGGGCGACCATCGGACGCATCTCGGTCCGTGTGAACCGCTCACTCGCCCCTCACCGCGTCCGCTCGGGGACCGACTCGTTCCTGACGGCGTTTGGCACGGCGACGGGGGAGACCCGCCGACTCGTCGTCGCAGCGACGGTGGCGGTGCTTGGCTGGCTCGCCTTCTCCATGGCACTGTACGTGGGCTTGCTGGCGGTCGGCGCGCCGATACCGCTCGGGTTCGCGCTGTTTCTGACACCGGCCGCCGGAGTGGTGACGCTGCTGCCGACTCCCGGCGGGCTGGGCAGCACCGAGATCGGGCTGACTGCTGCCATCACGGTGGTCGTCACCTCGCCGCCGGCCGTCGTGGCCGCTGGCGTCATCGTCTTCCGGCTCGTGACCTACTGGCTGGTGGTCGCCGCCGGCGGGCTGGCCTCGCTGTATCTCTCGGCGACCGTCTGGCACGCACTGGACTGA
- a CDS encoding sulfatase gives MTDTAARDDPNIVLFVMDTMRAGETVPADPALTPNLAALAESGAEYTSAFATAPWTLPSHVSMFTGTYPSKHGAHADHTYFDGSLPTIVDAFADAGYETAGVSNNVWITDEFGLTDGFDVFRDDSERTDAWSGAGPLGHRATNAVRRSRLGGPTFERLRRLVTVGGEPDDGAAATVDWVADWLDGRDSDDPFFLFANCIEPHLEYRPPASYAREFLPEGWSYDRALALRQDPREYDVGLFDYTDEEWAVVRALYRAEISYLDAQVGRLRAVLEAAGEWTDTLFVAVSDHGENVGEHGFLGHQYSLYDTVLQVPLVVHGGAFSASHVRTDRLVQVADLAPTLLDAAGIDAPDLRSASQALSFHPTGGVDPRSQVIAEYMRPQPAIEVLEEKFDHVPQQLYDYQRTLRAVRTDAYKFVRAADGTEWLYDVRGDPGERNDISAANPRRTAELAATLDEWLGSFDEADTDGSVDVSDATEDRLADLGYL, from the coding sequence ATGACCGATACAGCCGCCCGGGACGACCCCAATATCGTCCTGTTCGTGATGGACACGATGCGGGCTGGCGAGACGGTGCCCGCAGACCCCGCCCTGACCCCGAACCTCGCCGCGCTTGCCGAGTCCGGCGCCGAGTACACGAGCGCCTTCGCTACGGCGCCCTGGACGCTCCCCTCCCACGTCTCGATGTTTACCGGGACCTACCCGTCGAAACACGGTGCCCACGCCGACCACACCTACTTCGACGGCTCGCTCCCGACCATCGTGGACGCCTTCGCCGACGCCGGCTACGAGACGGCTGGCGTCTCGAACAACGTCTGGATAACCGACGAGTTCGGTCTCACCGACGGCTTCGACGTATTTCGTGACGACTCCGAGCGGACCGACGCCTGGAGCGGCGCCGGCCCGCTTGGCCACCGGGCGACCAACGCCGTCCGACGGAGTCGCCTCGGGGGACCGACCTTCGAGCGGCTCCGCCGGCTGGTGACAGTCGGCGGCGAGCCCGACGACGGCGCGGCCGCGACGGTCGACTGGGTGGCCGACTGGCTGGACGGACGCGATTCGGACGACCCGTTCTTCCTGTTTGCCAACTGTATCGAGCCACACCTGGAGTATCGCCCGCCCGCGTCCTACGCCCGCGAGTTCCTCCCGGAGGGGTGGAGCTACGACCGCGCTTTGGCGTTGCGGCAGGACCCCCGCGAGTACGACGTCGGTCTGTTCGACTACACCGACGAGGAGTGGGCGGTCGTTCGTGCGCTCTACCGGGCCGAGATATCCTATCTCGACGCCCAGGTCGGGCGACTTCGGGCCGTACTGGAGGCCGCCGGCGAGTGGACCGACACCTTGTTCGTCGCCGTCAGCGACCACGGCGAGAACGTCGGCGAACACGGCTTCCTGGGCCACCAGTACAGCCTCTACGACACGGTGTTGCAGGTTCCGCTCGTGGTCCACGGCGGTGCGTTCTCGGCGAGCCACGTCCGCACCGACCGGCTGGTCCAGGTCGCCGACCTGGCCCCGACGCTGCTGGACGCGGCGGGTATCGACGCCCCCGACCTGCGGTCGGCGTCACAGGCGCTGTCCTTCCATCCGACCGGCGGTGTCGACCCCCGGTCGCAGGTCATCGCCGAGTATATGCGCCCACAGCCGGCAATCGAGGTCCTGGAGGAGAAGTTCGACCACGTCCCCCAGCAGCTCTACGACTACCAGCGAACGCTGCGGGCCGTCCGGACGGACGCCTACAAGTTCGTCCGTGCCGCCGACGGGACCGAATGGCTCTACGACGTCCGCGGTGACCCGGGGGAGCGAAACGACATCTCGGCGGCGAACCCCCGACGGACGGCCGAGCTGGCGGCCACGCTCGACGAGTGGCTGGGGAGTTTCGACGAGGCCGATACCGACGGCAGCGTCGACGTCTCGGACGCGACCGAAGACCGGCTCGCCGACCTGGGCTACCTCTGA
- a CDS encoding carbonic anhydrase encodes MHETVVEMLARNTEHAEKPDARFDDIQNTQFPDAVTICCSDSRVLQDDMWGNDVPGEIFTVGNIGNRVTQPTSMGHLVSGDVMFPLWNTDTKVAVVVGHTGCGAVTTAFQYLTEDVIQPRGVKYCLEQLKPHLKEALDVLPEDELSDVAAINHLVEYNVDHQVSRLVESEDVPEDVTVVGAVYDFQDVYSDQRGKVHVINVDGETDVATLQDENPDIADRIGRLWEYGRTLTAEQT; translated from the coding sequence ATGCACGAGACCGTCGTCGAGATGTTGGCGCGAAACACCGAGCACGCGGAGAAACCCGATGCGCGCTTCGACGACATCCAGAACACCCAGTTCCCGGACGCGGTCACTATCTGTTGTTCCGACTCGCGGGTCCTGCAGGACGACATGTGGGGCAACGACGTGCCCGGCGAGATTTTCACCGTCGGTAACATCGGCAACCGGGTCACACAGCCCACGAGTATGGGCCATCTCGTCTCCGGAGACGTGATGTTCCCGCTGTGGAACACCGACACCAAAGTCGCCGTCGTCGTCGGCCACACCGGCTGTGGCGCCGTCACGACGGCGTTCCAGTATCTCACCGAGGACGTCATCCAGCCCCGCGGGGTGAAATACTGCCTGGAACAGCTCAAACCACATCTCAAGGAGGCACTGGACGTCCTGCCCGAAGATGAGCTCTCCGACGTGGCCGCCATCAACCACCTCGTCGAGTACAACGTCGACCACCAGGTCAGCCGTCTCGTCGAGAGCGAGGACGTGCCCGAGGACGTGACCGTCGTCGGTGCCGTCTACGACTTCCAGGACGTCTATTCGGACCAGCGCGGGAAGGTCCACGTCATCAACGTCGACGGGGAGACCGACGTGGCGACGCTGCAGGACGAGAACCCCGACATCGCCGACCGCATCGGTCGCCTCTGGGAGTACGGCCGGACCCTCACCGCGGAACAAACTTGA
- a CDS encoding sensor histidine kinase, with translation MVAEAWTVAAIQAFGGLVSLSFLRLALSNRQQPASRSFAAFVVAIALWSFALAATNLTAGPRLSLAAYNVAILGAELAAATWLLLAMTVSTWVTVRRWTVAGLGGWILLMQALLWTNPWHYLFLAPETGLAGTVVLPVYATGFWIHALVGNAIVLSGLGILVFEALTTTGLRRRQAALLALAVVPLLVMNALAVSDALLAPYDFTPLGFLVTAFVFLVVLFRGRLLDIAPIARRTAMGEMHDAVVTLDERDRVVDCNRTARELFDQPNDYVGLPAASFFGRIAEDICSQFEAGPTVETTVDGRINGTQYYFSMSSVPIEGISERGRVVVLHDITDEKQRELELERKNERLNQFAGVVSHDLRNPLMVVTSHLELARDDVPADHADPMAENLERMETMIDDLLAMARAGQTVEETEPVLLRGAAEEAWSHLKTPGATFENAFAEETVVEAERNRLLHVFENLYRNAFEHNDAALTVRVGPLGEASTAGGVEGFFVADDGAGIPEAERDEVFEQGYTTATDGSGFGLTFVRDIVEAHGWDIHVQDSVSGGARFEITGLDAAE, from the coding sequence ATGGTCGCCGAAGCCTGGACAGTCGCCGCGATACAGGCTTTCGGCGGCCTGGTTTCGCTGTCTTTCCTGCGGCTGGCCTTGTCCAACCGACAGCAACCGGCGAGTCGGAGTTTCGCCGCCTTCGTCGTCGCCATCGCCCTCTGGTCGTTCGCACTGGCGGCGACGAACCTCACAGCCGGACCGAGACTCTCACTTGCCGCCTACAACGTCGCCATTCTCGGTGCGGAACTCGCTGCGGCGACGTGGCTCCTGCTCGCGATGACCGTCTCGACGTGGGTGACGGTGCGTCGCTGGACTGTCGCCGGTCTCGGCGGCTGGATACTCCTGATGCAGGCGCTGTTGTGGACGAACCCGTGGCACTATCTCTTCTTGGCCCCCGAGACCGGACTGGCTGGCACTGTCGTCCTCCCGGTGTACGCGACCGGCTTCTGGATTCACGCGCTCGTGGGGAACGCCATCGTGCTGTCGGGCCTGGGCATCCTCGTCTTCGAGGCGCTCACCACGACGGGGCTGCGACGACGCCAGGCCGCCCTCCTCGCTCTCGCAGTCGTTCCCCTGCTCGTCATGAACGCACTCGCGGTGAGCGACGCACTGCTGGCCCCGTACGATTTCACCCCGCTGGGATTTCTCGTGACCGCGTTCGTCTTCCTCGTGGTGCTGTTCAGGGGACGGCTCCTCGATATCGCGCCCATCGCCCGTCGGACCGCGATGGGGGAGATGCACGACGCCGTCGTCACCCTCGACGAGCGCGACCGCGTGGTCGACTGTAACCGGACCGCCCGTGAGCTGTTCGACCAGCCGAACGACTACGTCGGACTGCCTGCAGCGTCGTTTTTCGGTCGTATCGCCGAGGATATCTGCTCGCAGTTCGAGGCGGGCCCGACGGTGGAGACGACAGTGGACGGCCGGATAAACGGCACTCAGTACTACTTTTCCATGTCGTCGGTCCCCATCGAGGGCATCTCCGAGCGGGGTCGCGTGGTCGTGTTACACGACATAACCGACGAGAAGCAGCGGGAACTGGAACTGGAACGCAAGAACGAGCGGCTCAATCAGTTCGCGGGCGTGGTCTCGCACGACCTGCGGAACCCGCTGATGGTCGTCACCTCGCATCTCGAACTCGCCCGAGACGACGTTCCTGCGGACCACGCCGACCCGATGGCCGAGAACCTCGAACGGATGGAGACGATGATAGACGACCTGCTGGCGATGGCACGGGCGGGACAGACCGTCGAAGAGACGGAGCCAGTCCTGCTCCGCGGGGCGGCCGAGGAAGCCTGGAGCCACCTCAAGACGCCCGGAGCGACCTTCGAGAACGCTTTCGCCGAGGAGACAGTCGTCGAGGCCGAACGGAATCGGCTCCTCCACGTCTTCGAGAACCTCTATCGGAACGCGTTTGAGCACAACGACGCCGCGCTGACCGTCCGTGTCGGCCCGCTGGGCGAGGCGTCTACTGCGGGCGGGGTCGAGGGGTTCTTCGTCGCGGACGATGGCGCCGGGATACCCGAGGCCGAACGCGACGAGGTGTTCGAGCAGGGCTACACGACCGCGACGGACGGGTCCGGCTTCGGGCTCACGTTCGTTCGGGATATCGTCGAAGCCCACGGCTGGGACATCCACGTCCAGGACAGTGTGTCCGGCGGCGCGCGCTTCGAAATTACGGGCCTCGACGCCGCCGAGTGA
- a CDS encoding small ribosomal subunit Rsm22 family protein, producing MNPETRQQIRENAQYLRSVRPLDPEEIFEYVEGQPHPAVVRQVLREEAVDLALVEQEDGTFVPAPEGPLSVSVHGVERFPPEHAERVEALLTEAYGEEWAEGASGDRLRERVRDIKERYLHREAVEYDALSAHGYAVYHLPDYYAVATYALAELAADSLLPSQLRVLDVGAGVGGPALALSDLVEAAGGLLDYHAVEPSAAADVLEAVLGPADGSRDVTVHRETAEAFDLDSAVADGGPFDLILFSNVLNELDEPAAVLDRYLGGLAEDGTVLALEPADRNTATGLRGIERAVADDGPATVYAPTVRLWPHHSPESESWSFDVKRDIEVPAMQKRLDDPAGGRGEFVNVDVQYAYSVLRLDGERAIDITPDRSSHAPMADAENYVTDRVNLLAIKLSHDLSEEESNPLYLLGDGSQQTDHFAVVTDESLLNDDLRTAAYGDLLSIQNALVLWNDDEEAYNVVVDGETTVDRAR from the coding sequence ATGAACCCCGAAACACGACAGCAGATACGAGAAAACGCCCAGTACCTCCGTTCGGTCCGCCCGCTCGACCCAGAGGAGATATTCGAGTACGTCGAGGGCCAGCCCCACCCCGCCGTCGTCCGGCAAGTGCTCCGCGAGGAGGCCGTCGACCTCGCCCTCGTCGAACAGGAGGACGGCACGTTCGTCCCGGCCCCCGAGGGGCCGCTCTCGGTGTCGGTCCACGGCGTCGAGCGGTTTCCGCCAGAACACGCCGAGCGTGTCGAGGCGCTCCTGACCGAGGCCTACGGTGAGGAGTGGGCCGAGGGGGCGAGTGGCGACCGACTCCGCGAGCGGGTGCGGGACATCAAGGAGCGGTATCTCCACCGCGAGGCCGTCGAGTACGACGCCCTGTCGGCCCACGGCTATGCCGTCTACCACCTGCCCGACTACTACGCCGTCGCCACGTACGCGCTGGCCGAACTGGCCGCCGATAGCCTGCTCCCCTCGCAGTTGCGCGTTCTCGATGTGGGCGCGGGCGTCGGTGGGCCCGCGCTGGCCCTTTCCGACCTGGTCGAGGCGGCCGGCGGCCTGCTGGATTACCACGCCGTCGAGCCCAGCGCGGCCGCCGACGTGCTGGAAGCCGTCCTCGGTCCGGCCGATGGGAGCCGTGACGTCACGGTCCACCGCGAGACTGCGGAGGCGTTCGACCTCGACAGCGCGGTCGCCGACGGTGGTCCGTTCGACCTGATTCTGTTCAGCAACGTGCTGAACGAACTCGACGAGCCCGCGGCCGTTCTCGACCGGTATCTCGGCGGGCTGGCCGAAGACGGCACCGTCCTGGCGCTGGAGCCAGCGGACAGAAACACCGCCACCGGCCTGCGCGGGATAGAGCGGGCCGTCGCCGACGACGGGCCCGCGACGGTGTACGCACCGACCGTCCGGCTCTGGCCCCACCACTCTCCCGAGAGCGAGTCGTGGTCCTTCGATGTGAAGCGCGATATCGAGGTGCCAGCGATGCAGAAGCGCCTCGACGACCCGGCCGGTGGCCGTGGCGAGTTCGTCAACGTTGACGTGCAGTACGCCTACAGCGTCCTGCGGCTGGACGGCGAGCGTGCTATCGACATCACACCCGACCGCTCCAGCCACGCGCCGATGGCCGACGCCGAGAACTACGTCACCGACCGGGTGAACCTCCTCGCAATCAAACTCAGCCACGACCTCTCCGAGGAAGAGTCCAACCCGCTCTACCTCCTGGGCGATGGCAGCCAGCAGACCGACCACTTCGCCGTCGTCACCGACGAATCGCTGCTGAACGACGATCTGCGCACTGCGGCGTACGGCGACCTGCTCTCGATTCAGAACGCGCTCGTCCTCTGGAACGACGACGAGGAAGCCTACAACGTCGTGGTCGACGGCGAGACGACGGTCGACCGGGCGCGATAG
- the surE gene encoding 5'/3'-nucleotidase SurE translates to MDEPTILLTNDDGIEAAGLRAVYEGLSEVGDVVAVAPADDQSAVGRKLSHEVEVWGHEMGYAVDGTPSDCVVAGLESLVPETDLVVAGCNRGANLGAYVLGRSGTVSAAVEATFFDVPAMAVSMYIPVREDTDFTAIDDGDLRYDEAVRATRYLAHHGLEAGVFDQCDYLNVNAPVADWGPAPLEVTRPSLEYEMTAERNGDSVTLHDRIWEQMASGDIPDPEGTDRRAVVDGAVSVSPLTAPHTTEHHEALDELADDYDPTD, encoded by the coding sequence ATGGACGAGCCGACCATCCTGCTGACGAACGACGACGGTATCGAGGCCGCGGGACTCCGGGCGGTGTACGAGGGACTCTCGGAGGTCGGCGACGTAGTGGCGGTCGCCCCGGCCGACGACCAGAGCGCCGTCGGCCGCAAACTCTCCCACGAGGTCGAGGTCTGGGGCCACGAGATGGGCTACGCGGTGGATGGCACCCCCTCGGACTGCGTCGTGGCGGGCCTGGAGTCGCTGGTGCCCGAGACCGACCTCGTGGTGGCGGGCTGTAACCGCGGGGCCAACCTCGGCGCGTACGTGCTCGGGCGGTCCGGAACCGTCAGCGCCGCCGTCGAGGCGACCTTCTTCGACGTGCCGGCGATGGCCGTCTCGATGTATATCCCCGTGCGTGAGGACACCGACTTCACGGCGATAGACGACGGCGACTTGCGGTACGACGAGGCGGTCCGGGCGACACGGTATCTGGCCCACCACGGGCTCGAAGCCGGCGTCTTCGACCAGTGTGACTACCTCAACGTCAACGCACCCGTCGCCGACTGGGGGCCGGCACCGCTTGAAGTCACGCGCCCCTCGCTGGAGTACGAGATGACGGCCGAGCGCAACGGTGACTCGGTCACCCTCCACGATCGTATCTGGGAACAGATGGCGAGCGGCGACATCCCGGACCCGGAGGGGACCGACCGCCGGGCCGTCGTCGATGGGGCTGTCAGCGTCTCCCCGCTGACGGCCCCCCACACGACCGAACACCACGAGGCCCTCGACGAACTGGCAGACGACTACGACCCCACGGACTGA
- a CDS encoding bifunctional methylenetetrahydrofolate dehydrogenase/methenyltetrahydrofolate cyclohydrolase encodes MTEIIDGNAVAQSIRDDLATAIDQLADAGHTPTLATVLMSDDPASETYVSMKQSDCEEVGIEALDIEIDPEADATELYDTVSDLNDDDEVNGILVQMPVPDHVSDRQVLRAIDPRKDVDGFHPENVGRLVAGDARYKPCTPHGIQKLIESAGVDTEGKEAVVVGRSDIVGKPMANLLIQKAPGGNATTTVCHSRTEDLAEKTRNADILVAAAGVPEMIDGEMIGEGATVIDVGINRVDADTEKGYELVGDVDFETAEAKADAITPVPGGVGPMTRAMLLYNTVKATGLQHDVDVDLP; translated from the coding sequence ATGACCGAGATTATCGACGGCAACGCCGTCGCCCAGTCGATTCGGGACGACCTCGCGACGGCCATCGACCAGCTGGCCGACGCGGGCCACACCCCGACACTGGCGACCGTGCTGATGAGCGACGACCCCGCCAGCGAGACCTACGTCTCGATGAAACAGTCCGACTGCGAAGAGGTCGGTATCGAGGCGCTGGACATCGAAATCGACCCCGAGGCCGACGCCACAGAGCTGTACGATACGGTCTCCGACCTGAACGACGACGACGAGGTCAACGGCATCCTCGTCCAGATGCCCGTCCCGGACCACGTCTCCGACCGGCAGGTGCTGCGCGCTATCGACCCCCGGAAGGACGTGGACGGCTTCCACCCGGAGAACGTCGGCCGCCTCGTGGCCGGCGACGCCCGGTACAAGCCCTGCACCCCCCACGGTATCCAGAAGCTCATCGAGTCCGCCGGCGTCGACACCGAAGGGAAGGAGGCGGTCGTGGTCGGCCGCTCGGACATCGTCGGCAAGCCGATGGCGAACCTCCTCATCCAGAAGGCACCTGGTGGTAACGCGACGACGACGGTGTGTCACTCCCGGACCGAGGACCTCGCCGAGAAGACCCGGAACGCGGACATCCTCGTGGCCGCCGCCGGCGTCCCGGAGATGATAGACGGCGAGATGATAGGCGAGGGCGCGACGGTCATCGACGTCGGTATCAACCGCGTGGACGCGGACACGGAGAAGGGGTACGAGCTGGTCGGCGACGTCGACTTCGAGACCGCCGAGGCGAAAGCCGACGCTATCACCCCCGTTCCCGGCGGCGTCGGCCCGATGACCCGCGCGATGTTGCTGTACAACACGGTGAAAGCCACTGGCCTGCAACACGACGTCGACGTGGACCTGCCCTGA